The DNA window acatctgtatttttaaagaaaattatcaaaatttgaaaacttttattttgtgagctgttacattttgtttaatgtttagaAAAACAGTGAACATCAACACATTATGCTGtggtaaaatgaaacaaagtaaCTGTTTGATTAAGCAATAAACTGTAATGATTGGctatattttaattgttgttattctTTGTTCATTTTTACACAAAGCTGTTCATGTGTGATTGCTTTAGCCGTACCTAGTTTTGAAACGATAGATAAGTCATCGTCCCCCCCTCAACCACACTAACCTGTTAACTACTCTAAATGAATAGCAGGAATTGAATGTCTCAATTGAAAACGTACTGTTGTAGAGAAAACAATCGTATTCTTGATAGAAGGACTTAACTGATGGGGTATTACCAATTCTTAATTTTAGAATACtttaaacattcattaaaatatacgtTAATATTGGCTTGTCCTCGGATCAGGAGACATTTTAACAGAAGAGGAAAGAAGAATACGACTTGCTAGCATGAATGCTAGGTGGTACTTGGAATTAAATCACCATTTATAAAACAGAGCATTGTACCAATATACACAATAGTACCAGTTTCAGTTTCacatggggcctggcatggccgagcgcgttaaggcgtgcgcttcgtaatctgagggtcgcgggttcgcgccagagtcgcaccaaacatgctcgccctcccagccgtgggggcgttataatgtgacggtcaatttcactattcgttggtaaaagagtagcccaagagttggcggtgggtggtgatgactagctgccttccctctagtcttacactgctaaattagggacggctagcacagatagccctcgagtagctttgtgcgaaattccaaaacaaacaaacaaacagtttcacatAGATCACGTTCTGGAGTATAACAGAGTCTAACAACTTGTATCCTAAAGACAGTATTaaatcttcaattaaaataaagtacagaacaacttttcgatcttttaataacacattaaaatagaaattacaagaattttctgtCACCCCGTGGACCAATTACCTATCTGATATTATAGTTACGTCATGTTGCTTAGAAACCAAGTAAAACAAAGCGAGAAAGAAGGTAGAAGCGAAAAACGTATCATAGAGATTATCGAATTTGTTCTTGAAAAAATGGATTTCTTTTCGTATACTATGAATATTAATCGTATAATTTCCATTTACTTACAGTGGGTTGAAAAATTATTGCCACTGGATACCTTATatcaactttttgtttgttatatttcgaTAGCGTTGGCCGTAATATATGTAACATTAATTAGGCCTAGGTCTGCAAACCGTTTGACGGACGCCATTAAATTCTTCATATTTTTCTTGTCAGCTGTGGTATCACTTATAACGGCTGCACTtgtgtttaaaatcatatttttaatgtgCATACGCAAAATAACGCACGAAGGTAACAACCATGGTTGGAAGCTGAAATACTTTATCATTTGGGTAATGAACGAGAAGTATCCTGATTATGGGTAAGTCATGAGACATAGTGATATTTGTTTGTATACATATACTTGAGACagtcaaattaatttttaaggtCAAAAGTTTTTGATTTGGAAATATATGTGGAACTAAAGCAACGCATATTATATTGTGTCACTTTAAATGTGTTGTGGgatcaataattatattttgtgttaatttttccAGTTACAGTATATTTACAATGATGTAATTGCACTTGTTGGTAATACATATTTCTgcaaatatttgtatctctgttATCAATACTTATGTGAGACTAAGGGTTTATTCACCATGTTATATAAATTACAGATATCATTACTTAACAACTCTAAATCTTCTTTCTGTCATCAGATATCCTGATTATAAAACATGTAACCAAGGTTGCTCAGAAGAAGATTCCTACTTACATAAACTAAGGAACCTTATAGTCTACTTTGCAATGTTTACGGTATTTCTTGTCCTTGGGTTATGTCTTCTACTCCTTCGGGAATTAAAGGTAAGATTTTAACTCAAACAATCTGATTAAAAATCTTTCATTTGAACACTGTTAAAGGATTATCAGTTGAATTACTTTTgagttattttactaatatttactCATGACATTCTAGGATTATTGtcttttcttcaaagttttgGTATTATGCAATTCAAATATCCCTTTCATTACTTAACTGGTATCAGAACATTAAGTTCCCAGTTAGTCTGTAAATGTACCCCACTGGTACAGctgtaaatctacagatttacaactctaaaaatcaggggcttgattcccctcggtggactcagcagataggactttgctataaaaaaaaaacttatacacACATATTCTGTAAATATATCAAAGGCTTAGAATTATTACTTTATAGTTGCAAAATTAATAACTACGTGTCTTTAGCAGAATTCGAAATTTATTGAAAAGGAGGGATTAAAGATCTGCTCACCTGTTGAACTGGATGAGAAAGGTGTCATCATTATAAAAAAGACCATTTATTTGCCAACCAAAGCACATGATAAGAAAGTATCAGAGAAGGAAAATACAGAAAAGTTAGAAGCTATTGCTTCTGAGGGAAATACTGATGAGAAGTATAATGAGATGTCAACCAACTCAAATGAAACAATCGTGACAAAATTAAGAAGTATTGTTTGTGAGGGAGATCCCAGTAAGAAATACAGTGAGATGTTAACCAGCGCAGATGAAACGAAAGAGAGAAATGAAGAAATTATGAGAGAATTAATAAACATTGTTTCTCAGGGAGATCCCAATGAGAAATATACAAAGATATCAGAAATTGGTCAAGGGTAAGTCTGAAAGTAATATGTACCTCAGCACTTGTTTTCTTttgcatttaatatttaaataacgtttatataacaacaaacatttaattgGGAACGATTTTTTAATTGCTGTATTATGAAGTAAACATTCAATTTAATCACCTTCAAGTATATAAGATTAGAAACATATAatccttttttgttttatcagtaGTGTATGGTAATGCATTCACATGTTGGCACATTAGAGATTCTTATGATATTTTATTGCTTCAGTTGTTCAGGAACTGTGTATTCAGCAGTAGAAACAAAAACAGGGTTGGAGGTGGTTATAAAGCAGATTAACTTAACgaaagaaattagaaaagaacTTCTCATCACCGAACTTTCAGTGCTACAGGAGAAAAAACATCCGAATATTGTGAACTACTTGGACAGCTTCATTGTTGGTGATGAACTCTGGGTAAGTGTTTTAGCATTATATGTTAGTTaactctgttttatttttaaatttatcgaTTATAGAGTGTAGGTAAAGGTACTGGCTTTATTTAAATAAGTGGGATAGTTTTGGGCAACCCTACAAGTTTAAGaatgtttttacatattactCATATatgtgtgaattttaaaattgtgtaataGAAAAGGAGACTGTGTGGTTATATCCACATTTGCTTCTGAcacaacaaattttaatttattccatatacagtggaaccccctCTAAAGCAAccacctttgggactgagacaaactggcctgaatagaggggttccactgtacataataagggatatgtaaacaaagaaagggactgtgattgaatgactgctttcaaggGGTGGTCGCTTAGAGTGGTTCCACTGTATATGACttcaaaataagtttatattgACACACTTTGCATTCCAGCACAATATATATCATTGGCaattttactatatacatttagtTTCTATTTACATATGTTTGGTTCACtgtctacagggtggcccgtaaccCCTACTTATGCATATATCATATGTATCCAGagtatctgtgtggtgtcaccagtattcttgcgttcatgtacccacgtacttttCACAATACTCTCTTCAaatgtaaatgggcttacattggctatatttctctgaaaaaaaagaaacaaatttataatacatgcataattgaatataacataataacatatggatgggatGGGACGTAGGGGCTACCCTGTATATatagttgttaaaattattttttttgagGAGAAAttagtttgttaaattattagaACTTTATACAATACACTGAAATGGAGCATGACATGGAAAAccttaaacattatttaatgtaataaatattaaaatttcagtttcttaCACAAAATGCCATccaacacaatattttataaattttttggaTGATATCACAACTTCAGTGATCAATATACATGAGTGTACTTCAAAAAATCTTTTCACGtagtaaaataaaagtagaaatagaTAAAAGTAGGAAAGATGTAGAAAAGTGTTCTTTTCTAATTCACTCATTAaattgaatttgtaattttttctttgaaCTACACATTTTACTATATCATAAGTGTCTGACTCCTGAACAATGTTAAAGAAGTGATTTTTTTACACAACTTTGCTATTCTGATTAGGTATATTATTTCTGTCAGAATCTTAAATGAGGAAAAGTAAATTCTTCTGTctcattattatgtataattttattaaggaagaaact is part of the Tachypleus tridentatus isolate NWPU-2018 chromosome 4, ASM421037v1, whole genome shotgun sequence genome and encodes:
- the LOC143249041 gene encoding uncharacterized protein LOC143249041 isoform X4 — encoded protein: MLLRNQVKQSEKEGRSEKRIIEIIEFVLEKMDFFSYTMNINRIISIYLQWVEKLLPLDTLYQLFVCYISIALAVIYVTLIRPRSANRLTDAIKFFIFFLSAVVSLITAALVFKIIFLMCIRKITHEGNNHGWKLKYFIIWVMNEKYPDYGYPDYKTCNQGCSEEDSYLHKLRNLIVYFAMFTVFLVLGLCLLLLRELKQNSKFIEKEGLKICSPVELDEKGVIIIKKTIYLPTKAHDKKVSEKENTEKLEAIASEGNTDEKYNEMSTNSNETIVTKLRSIVCEGDPSKKYSEMLTSADETKERNEEIMRELINIVSQGDPNEKYTKISEIGQGCSGTVYSAVETKTGLEVVIKQINLTKEIRKELLITELSVLQEKKHPNIVNYLDSFIVGDELWIIMEFLEVGCLTGIINEICFCESVISAVCKEMESG
- the LOC143249041 gene encoding uncharacterized protein LOC143249041 isoform X1; the protein is MLLRNQVKQSEKEGRSEKRIIEIIEFVLEKMDFFSYTMNINRIISIYLQWVEKLLPLDTLYQLFVCYISIALAVIYVTLIRPRSANRLTDAIKFFIFFLSAVVSLITAALVFKIIFLMCIRKITHEGNNHGWKLKYFIIWVMNEKYPDYGYPDYKTCNQGCSEEDSYLHKLRNLIVYFAMFTVFLVLGLCLLLLRELKQNSKFIEKEGLKICSPVELDEKGVIIIKKTIYLPTKAHDKKVSEKENTEKLEAIASEGNTDEKYNEMSTNSNETIVTKLRSIVCEGDPSKKYSEMLTSADETKERNEEIMRELINIVSQGDPNEKYTKISEIGQGCSGTVYSAVETKTGLEVVIKQINLTKEIRKELLITELSVLQEKKHPNIVNYLDSFIVGDELWIIMEFLEVGCLTGIINEICFCESVISAVCKEVLKGLDFLHFNSVIHRDIKSDNILVGKDWKIKLG
- the LOC143249041 gene encoding uncharacterized protein LOC143249041 isoform X5; the protein is MLLRNQVKQSEKEGRSEKRIIEIIEFVLEKMDFFSYTMNINRIISIYLQWVEKLLPLDTLYQLFVCYISIALAVIYVTLIRPRSANRLTDAIKFFIFFLSAVVSLITAALVFKIIFLMCIRKITHEGNNHGWKLKYFIIWVMNEKYPDYGYPDYKTCNQGCSEEDSYLHKLRNLIVYFAMFTVFLVLGLCLLLLRELKNSKFIEKEGLKICSPVELDEKGVIIIKKTIYLPTKAHDKKVSEKENTEKLEAIASEGNTDEKYNEMSTNSNETIVTKLRSIVCEGDPSKKYSEMLTSADETKERNEEIMRELINIVSQGDPNEKYTKISEIGQGCSGTVYSAVETKTGLEVVIKQINLTKEIRKELLITELSVLQEKKHPNIVNYLDSFIVGDELWIIMEFLEVGCLTGIINEICFCESVISAVCKEMESG
- the LOC143249041 gene encoding uncharacterized protein LOC143249041 isoform X2: MLLRNQVKQSEKEGRSEKRIIEIIEFVLEKMDFFSYTMNINRIISIYLQWVEKLLPLDTLYQLFVCYISIALAVIYVTLIRPRSANRLTDAIKFFIFFLSAVVSLITAALVFKIIFLMCIRKITHEGNNHGWKLKYFIIWVMNEKYPDYGYPDYKTCNQGCSEEDSYLHKLRNLIVYFAMFTVFLVLGLCLLLLRELKNSKFIEKEGLKICSPVELDEKGVIIIKKTIYLPTKAHDKKVSEKENTEKLEAIASEGNTDEKYNEMSTNSNETIVTKLRSIVCEGDPSKKYSEMLTSADETKERNEEIMRELINIVSQGDPNEKYTKISEIGQGCSGTVYSAVETKTGLEVVIKQINLTKEIRKELLITELSVLQEKKHPNIVNYLDSFIVGDELWIIMEFLEVGCLTGIINEICFCESVISAVCKEVLKGLDFLHFNSVIHRDIKSDNILVGKDWKIKLG
- the LOC143249041 gene encoding uncharacterized protein LOC143249041 isoform X3, with protein sequence MLLRNQVKQSEKEGRSEKRIIEIIEFVLEKMDFFSYTMNINRIISIYLQWVEKLLPLDTLYQLFVCYISIALAVIYVTLIRPRSANRLTDAIKFFIFFLSAVVSLITAALVFKIIFLMCIRKITHEGNNHGWKLKYFIIWVMNEKYPDYGYPDYKTCNQGCSEEDSYLHKLRNLIVYFAMFTVFLVLGLCLLLLRELKQNSKFIEKEGLKICSPVELDEKGVIIIKKTIYLPTKAHDKKVSEKENTEKLEAIASEGNTDEKYNEMSTNSNETIVTKLRSIVCEGDPSKKYSEMLTSADETKERNEEIMRELINIVSQGDPNEKYTKISEIGQGCSGTVYSAVETKTGLEVVIKQINLTKEIRKELLITELSVLQEKKHPNIVNYLDSFIVGDELWIIMEFLEVGCLTGIINEICFCESVISAVCKEVISDYVQKYPKKETKGHL